From the genome of Anopheles funestus chromosome 2RL, idAnoFuneDA-416_04, whole genome shotgun sequence:
CAACAGTCACAATCAGTAGTAGCGCACTATTTCGTTGAAATTGTCCCACACTTGGCTGGAAATGCAGCAGAAGGGAAAGCGTAATCGAACGACGTAGTATCGATTTCCGATTCCGCTGGCGTACAAATGGCGTCGTCGTCGTGTCGATCGGTGACAGAGTGTGGCAGTAACATTAATGCATATTGGTGCGCCATGGAATGATGTCCATTTTTTTCAGTACGAAATTGAACGGAAAATATGCCCCCTTTCCCACCCTCGCAGTTTTCCAGCTGTGCCTCACGCTGTTTATGTATCATTTTCGCTATCGGCCATCTTTGTCGCATTCCCTAGTCGAATGTTACGGACAATTTTCCCATCCCACCTAATCTTAGCACACGGCTCTAACGCCAGCTCCTCTAACGCGGATGTGTGGCGTTACGAATTGATACAGCCAGACGGATGTAGGCTGCacagaaatggaaataaaaaatcactgcTCAACATTGCATCAAATACATTTCCACTGCGGAAGAATGTTAGGCCGCAATCGGTCgtagtttttggtgaaaaaaagggtgaaaaaaaaaccttccttaGTGCACATCCTGTCTCTTTATTTGGACTGCCATGAAAACAGATCTGGCGTTTCGTCTCCCGTATGCATTGTCTTGTGTTGCGGATCAAGGGGAGGATTCCTATTTTTAGTGTTTGACCTCCTCTGTTTCGCTTTGCCTTACTGTAATGTGTCGCTACGATGTTTTAGATCGCGTGCCAGTGCTATGATTGACTGTATCACtgtttgtttatatatttACTTTATCATGCACTTTTGTGTGTAAGAAATTCTGCCCTGGAATCACATTTACCATTAACgtgattttgtttaatgttatgTTAATTGAAATAGTAGCATCAAAGTTTCAAAAATGTGTTCGTAGCTCTGGCAAAATATCGGTACGATAGTCATTGATAAGCTTAAATtcaaatataaatttgaaaattaaatttcaaatttcttcaTCCTAGCTAAGTTAATTATCTCCATTCCAGATCCAGGTTTGTGGATTATATTAATAGCTAGTAAAACCACACACCTTTCCTTACCTCTTTTCAGCCTTGGGCGTCTAAAGCGTGATCATTACCACAAGCGGGAAAGCCGCGAACGGGATAAAACCGCCGGTTCACCAAGCTACCATCATCATGTCGTGCTGCAACCATCAGCCAGTAGCAAAAAACAGACCACCGCCTGCTCCAGCGCACTGGCCAGTGCTGCCGTTGGTGGTCGTTCACCAAAAAGTACTCATCAATCGTCCGGCGCGGGTGCATCACTGTTGAGCGGTCACCAAGGTGTAGTGAACAGCCCGGGAGTTTCCGGTGTGGATCTCAACGCTGTGCTGGAGGATGTGCGTTCCGGGTATAACAGTGGCGATGAGTATTTCGAACAGAAAGATGCACAGCTCACAGTGGATGAGTGGAAAAAGCGTGATGAAGCATTCGCAAAGGTCCTGTCCGAGCGGGGCTTCATACTGCAAGAGATGGAAGAGGATGGTGCGTGTCTCTTTCGTGCCATTTCCCTGCAGATTTATGGCGATCAGGATATGCACGAAATGATCCGGCAGCAAACGATGGATTACATTGTAAGTCGGGTGGAAGTGTGGGGAAGAAAAGGCAAATTCACAACGGATTGAAACGGATTAAACGGTTTTGTTTCAGGATAAAAATCGCGAATATTTTGCACAGTTCGTTACGGAAGATATCGCCGATTATGTCGAGCGGAAGCGAGCGAACCATGTGCACGGCAATCACATAGAAATTCAAGCAATGTCTGAAATGTACAATCGTTCTGTTGAGTTGTATTGCTATCAAACTGGTAAGAACGGGTGTAGTTGTTGTGGGGTTTGCTGGTGACATGCTATTAATTGATtcgtttctattttatttttattgcttccagAACCAACCAATATATTCAATTCGGATCAAATCAACAACGGTAACGAACCGTTCCGGCTGTCGTATCAGCGCAGCTCACACTACAATGCGATCATTAACCCGTACAAAGCATCCGTCGGTGTGGGGCTCGGACTTGCCGGTTACCGACCGGATGAGCTCGACATCAAGGAGGTAGCCGATGCGGTACGCATGAGCGAGGAACTAGAGATCGAAAAAACGATGCTAGAGGACAAGCTCAAAACTACCGACTGGGAGGCAACGAACGACGAGATCGCGGAACAGATTGCCCGCGAATCGTACGCACAGTACTGCCGCGAAAGTCGCATCGGTGCCGGTGGTGGATCGAGCCAGAACAAAAGCACCAGCAGTACGATCACCTCGAAGGAGATGATGGCGGCCTGTGCTAGTGGATCGCAGTCGGCTTCCTCGTTTCTGCTCGAGCTACGCAAATCACCTTCCGCAACGCATGGTAACCACCAGTCCACCGTGTCAGGGCATTCGAGTGATCGGGGCGCTTGTTCGTCCAGTTCGAAAAACAGCTCGTTCGAGCTAGATTGCTGTTCATCGCCATCGTCctcacagcagcagcagcagcagcagcagcagtactaTTACGGTTCCAGCACGAACACGAACGGTACGGCCAGTGGCAACAGCACAACCTGCAGCAGTGAATGCAATCGCCGGAAAAAGCGTAATCTTAACTCACCGTAAGTATCGAATGCATCTTAGCTTACCCTCCTAGATGGCATTATATATATTAATGTTCCGGATTGAATTGCTTTCGATGGAAATAGGATCGAAAAAACGAACACCGCAGAAACGAAAAAGTGCAAAGCAAACAGCAATCGCGCATCCAGCACTTCGAACAGTCCTCGTCGTTCGGAAAGTCCCGCTCAAGGTATggattattctttttctatcgTTTTTAGAGAAAATTGAGCTATTATATAAAGTATTGTGTGTTTTCGGTTTTAGACAAGTCACCTGCTCCATCACCACCGAGCACATCGAGCACAACGCCACCGGCCAGGGATAGTGTCGATGAGGAAAGCAGCGGCAGTGGCGGTACGAGCAGCTTGTTTGGATCTCTGCAACCGCAGCTTCCACTGCGCGACGAAACACCAATGTCCGAGTTTTATCAATCATTGCTCGAATCTTCCTACACTGACGATGGTAGTGAGTATATTCCATAGCCTTACCACCTTTGCCCTAGAACCTCTCAAGATCCTGTATAATAACGCACGATACGTTTGATCGCTTTACAGGCTTCGGGCAACTGTCG
Proteins encoded in this window:
- the LOC125764811 gene encoding OTU domain-containing protein 5-B isoform X2, with the translated sequence MVLAVQAFVRRTVMWCLISCRHRNHNLGRLKRDHYHKRESRERDKTAGSPSYHHHVVLQPSASSKKQTTACSSALASAAVGGRSPKSTHQSSGAGASLLSGHQGVVNSPGVSGVDLNAVLEDVRSGYNSGDEYFEQKDAQLTVDEWKKRDEAFAKVLSERGFILQEMEEDGACLFRAISLQIYGDQDMHEMIRQQTMDYIDKNREYFAQFVTEDIADYVERKRANHVHGNHIEIQAMSEMYNRSVELYCYQTEPTNIFNSDQINNGNEPFRLSYQRSSHYNAIINPYKASVGVGLGLAGYRPDELDIKEVADAVRMSEELEIEKTMLEDKLKTTDWEATNDEIAEQIARESYAQYCRESRIGAGGGSSQNKSTSSTITSKEMMAACASGSQSASSFLLELRKSPSATHGNHQSTVSGHSSDRGACSSSSKNSSFELDCCSSPSSSQQQQQQQQQYYYGSSTNTNGTASGNSTTCSSECNRRKKRNLNSPIEKTNTAETKKCKANSNRASSTSNSPRRSESPAQDKSPAPSPPSTSSTTPPARDSVDEESSGSGGTSSLFGSLQPQLPLRDETPMSEFYQSLLESSYTDDGSFGQLSEREMIQKALEESAMDFVKRCDGSKAFHEDKYGTTDEEYDSPSP
- the LOC125764811 gene encoding OTU domain-containing protein 5-B isoform X1; protein product: MTIKPVVNQKSAKEETQEGTPQNVHGVGSAGVRTSHRNVVLNQLSSSESQALPREKRVLTPHSFENDSVVRHRRSPHKNLGRLKRDHYHKRESRERDKTAGSPSYHHHVVLQPSASSKKQTTACSSALASAAVGGRSPKSTHQSSGAGASLLSGHQGVVNSPGVSGVDLNAVLEDVRSGYNSGDEYFEQKDAQLTVDEWKKRDEAFAKVLSERGFILQEMEEDGACLFRAISLQIYGDQDMHEMIRQQTMDYIDKNREYFAQFVTEDIADYVERKRANHVHGNHIEIQAMSEMYNRSVELYCYQTEPTNIFNSDQINNGNEPFRLSYQRSSHYNAIINPYKASVGVGLGLAGYRPDELDIKEVADAVRMSEELEIEKTMLEDKLKTTDWEATNDEIAEQIARESYAQYCRESRIGAGGGSSQNKSTSSTITSKEMMAACASGSQSASSFLLELRKSPSATHGNHQSTVSGHSSDRGACSSSSKNSSFELDCCSSPSSSQQQQQQQQQYYYGSSTNTNGTASGNSTTCSSECNRRKKRNLNSPIEKTNTAETKKCKANSNRASSTSNSPRRSESPAQDKSPAPSPPSTSSTTPPARDSVDEESSGSGGTSSLFGSLQPQLPLRDETPMSEFYQSLLESSYTDDGSFGQLSEREMIQKALEESAMDFVKRCDGSKAFHEDKYGTTDEEYDSPSP